In Clostridium sporogenes, one genomic interval encodes:
- a CDS encoding sugar-binding transcriptional regulator, which translates to MLKDKDRQSIDVARLYYQSEYSQHEIANLLNISRPTVSKLLKYAKENGYVTIKINDPMDISDDLALTLKNKYDLEEVAIAYSPLNNEDEIKNQIGRVAVQYLHDIVKDGDIIGVSWGTTMYAVATQLVEKELKDVQIVQLKGGLSHTRSNTYASEINELFAKAFHAEGRALPLPVIFDTQELKEITEKDSHINEVMQMGKQANIAIFSTGTVEDDALLFRLGYFNEEEKKRIQKYAVGDVCSRFIDKNGNVCDEKINSRTVGINLEELKKKERSILVAGGERKLNSLHVALSSKIANTLVTDQFTAKLLLGR; encoded by the coding sequence ATGTTAAAAGATAAAGACAGACAAAGTATAGATGTTGCAAGATTATATTATCAATCCGAATATAGTCAACATGAGATTGCGAATTTACTTAATATTTCTAGGCCTACAGTATCAAAACTTTTAAAATATGCTAAGGAAAATGGTTACGTTACTATTAAAATTAATGATCCAATGGATATATCTGATGATTTAGCCTTAACTTTAAAAAATAAGTATGATTTAGAGGAAGTCGCTATTGCTTATTCTCCATTAAATAACGAGGATGAGATAAAAAATCAAATAGGTCGCGTGGCAGTGCAGTATTTACATGATATTGTTAAAGATGGAGATATTATTGGGGTAAGCTGGGGAACAACCATGTATGCTGTAGCCACACAGTTAGTGGAAAAAGAATTAAAAGATGTTCAAATCGTACAACTTAAAGGTGGACTAAGCCATACTCGTAGCAATACATATGCCTCAGAGATAAATGAATTATTTGCAAAGGCATTCCATGCTGAGGGAAGAGCTTTGCCATTACCTGTTATATTTGATACACAAGAATTAAAAGAAATTACAGAAAAAGACAGCCATATAAATGAAGTAATGCAAATGGGGAAGCAAGCTAATATTGCCATTTTTTCTACAGGTACAGTTGAAGATGATGCTCTATTATTTAGATTAGGCTATTTTAATGAAGAAGAAAAAAAGCGTATTCAAAAGTATGCTGTTGGAGATGTATGTTCGCGATTTATTGATAAGAATGGTAACGTATGTGATGAAAAAATAAATAGTAGAACAGTAGGAATAAATTTAGAAGAATTAAAGAAAAAAGAAAGAAGTATTTTAGTTGCTGGTGGAGAAAGAAAACTTAATTCATTACATGTAGCATTAAGTTCAAAAATAGCTAATACACTAGTAACAGATCAATTTACCGCTAAACTATTACTTGGAAGATAA
- the hisC gene encoding histidinol-phosphate transaminase, whose product MSKYWSNITKNIEPYVCGEQPKNKKIIKLNTNENPYPPSPKVLQAIKNAAKDDLRLYPDPNCDDLRKTIANYYNLSKEEVFIGNGSDEVLALSFLAFFNPEETVVFSDISYSFYPVYANLYKLYYKLAKLREDFSININDFKNARGGAVITNPNAPTGLYLSLDSIKQILEDNINKVVMVDEAYIDFGGESSVSLIKNYPNLLVIQTLSKSRSLAGMRIGFALGQKELIEGLNRIKNSFNSYTIDRISSLAAIEAIKDEEYFKECTSKVIKTRNWTINELGKIGFKIIPSKANFIFITHDTYQAEDIFIKLKDENVLIRYFNKDRINNYLRVSIGSKEEMEIFIDKIKKIINKL is encoded by the coding sequence ATGAGCAAATATTGGAGCAATATAACTAAAAATATAGAACCCTATGTATGTGGAGAACAACCTAAAAATAAAAAAATTATAAAGTTAAACACTAACGAAAATCCATATCCTCCCTCACCTAAGGTATTGCAAGCTATAAAAAATGCTGCCAAGGATGATTTAAGATTATATCCAGATCCAAATTGCGATGACTTAAGAAAAACTATAGCTAATTACTACAATTTAAGTAAGGAAGAAGTCTTTATAGGTAATGGGTCTGATGAGGTTTTAGCCCTTTCTTTTTTAGCTTTTTTTAATCCAGAAGAGACTGTAGTTTTTTCAGATATTAGTTATAGTTTTTATCCTGTTTATGCAAACTTATATAAATTATATTATAAGTTAGCAAAACTTAGAGAAGATTTTTCTATAAATATTAATGACTTTAAAAATGCAAGAGGAGGAGCTGTTATAACAAATCCTAACGCACCAACAGGGTTGTATCTTTCCTTAGATTCAATAAAACAAATTTTAGAGGATAATATAAATAAGGTGGTTATGGTTGATGAAGCTTATATTGATTTTGGAGGAGAATCTTCAGTAAGTCTTATAAAGAATTATCCTAATCTTTTAGTAATACAAACCTTATCTAAATCTCGATCTTTAGCTGGAATGAGAATAGGATTTGCTTTAGGACAAAAGGAGCTTATAGAGGGGTTAAATAGGATAAAAAATTCTTTTAATTCCTATACAATAGATAGAATTTCATCTTTAGCAGCTATAGAAGCTATAAAGGATGAAGAATATTTTAAGGAATGTACATCAAAAGTAATAAAAACACGAAATTGGACTATAAATGAACTGGGGAAAATAGGATTTAAAATCATACCATCTAAAGCTAATTTTATATTTATTACTCATGATACATATCAAGCTGAAGATATTTTTATAAAGTTAAAGGACGAAAATGTACTTATTAGATACTTTAATAAAGATAGAATAAATAATTATTTAAGAGTTAGTATAGGTTCTAAAGAAGAAATGGAGATTTTTATAGATAAAATAAAGAAGATTATAAATAAATTATAG
- the hisI gene encoding phosphoribosyl-AMP cyclohydrolase, giving the protein MNLQKILKKIDFKKGSGLIPTIIQDFYSGEVLMLAYMNKESLEKTIETNTTWFWSRSREELWNKGATSGHFQYVKSIHIDCDGDTLLIKVEQVGPACHTGHRSCFYTTLI; this is encoded by the coding sequence ATGAATTTACAGAAAATATTAAAGAAAATAGATTTTAAAAAAGGATCAGGTCTTATACCTACTATTATTCAGGATTTTTACTCAGGGGAAGTCTTAATGTTAGCATATATGAACAAAGAGTCTCTAGAAAAAACTATTGAAACTAATACTACTTGGTTCTGGAGTAGATCTAGAGAAGAACTTTGGAATAAGGGAGCAACTTCAGGTCATTTTCAATATGTTAAAAGTATTCATATAGATTGTGATGGAGATACTTTATTAATTAAAGTAGAACAAGTTGGACCTGCATGCCATACTGGGCATAGAAGTTGTTTTTATACAACATTAATATAA
- the hisG gene encoding ATP phosphoribosyltransferase, whose product MKKVKIALTKGRLEKEAIEIFKTININTRKLEDKGRKLILNCENEEYNIDFFLVKAKDVETYVEYGAADMGIVGKDTLMEANKEFYEVLDLNVGKCKFALAALPSFKLDQGYNRKKIATKYPNIAREYFRKKGMDVELIKIEGSVELGPIVGLADAIVDIVETGNTLRENGLVVVEDICEISARMIVNKASMKTKKDEIIKIIKNVSEVIKQ is encoded by the coding sequence TTGAAAAAGGTAAAAATAGCATTAACCAAAGGTAGACTTGAAAAGGAAGCTATTGAAATATTTAAAACTATTAATATTAATACTAGAAAATTAGAGGATAAAGGAAGAAAACTTATTTTAAATTGTGAAAATGAAGAATATAATATAGATTTTTTTTTAGTTAAAGCTAAAGATGTAGAAACCTATGTAGAATATGGTGCTGCGGATATGGGGATTGTGGGAAAGGATACTTTAATGGAAGCAAATAAGGAATTTTATGAAGTTTTAGATTTGAATGTAGGAAAGTGTAAATTTGCTTTAGCTGCATTGCCTAGTTTTAAATTAGATCAAGGATACAATAGGAAAAAAATAGCGACTAAATATCCAAACATAGCAAGGGAATATTTTAGAAAAAAAGGCATGGATGTAGAATTAATTAAAATAGAAGGTTCTGTAGAATTAGGACCTATTGTGGGGCTTGCAGATGCCATAGTAGATATTGTAGAAACAGGAAACACTTTAAGAGAAAATGGTTTAGTAGTTGTGGAGGATATATGTGAAATAAGTGCAAGAATGATAGTAAATAAGGCCAGTATGAAAACGAAAAAGGATGAAATCATAAAAATAATTAAAAATGTAAGTGAGGTAATAAAGCAATAA
- the deoC gene encoding deoxyribose-phosphate aldolase has product MKLSKYIDHTLLKPQATEKDILKLIEEAKTYDFASVCVNPSWVKLAHKNLKDTDVKVCTVVGFPLGATSTASKVYETKVAIEDGADEIDMVISVGQLKSGNDEYVKEEIKKIVEVSKDKLVKVIIETCLLTEEEKVKACTLAKEAGADYVKTSTGFSTGGAKPEDIKLMRETVGKDMGVKASGGIHTKEEMEAMIENGATRIGASCGVELVK; this is encoded by the coding sequence ATGAAATTATCTAAGTATATTGATCATACACTATTAAAACCACAAGCAACAGAAAAAGACATTTTAAAACTTATTGAAGAAGCTAAAACTTATGATTTTGCATCAGTTTGTGTAAATCCTAGCTGGGTTAAGCTTGCGCATAAAAATTTGAAAGATACAGATGTTAAGGTTTGTACTGTTGTAGGATTTCCACTTGGAGCAACTTCAACCGCCTCTAAAGTGTATGAAACAAAGGTTGCTATTGAAGATGGTGCAGATGAAATAGATATGGTTATTTCTGTTGGACAACTTAAATCAGGAAATGATGAATATGTAAAAGAAGAAATTAAAAAAATTGTAGAAGTATCAAAGGATAAGTTAGTTAAAGTAATTATAGAAACATGTTTATTAACAGAAGAAGAAAAAGTAAAAGCATGTACTTTAGCTAAAGAAGCAGGTGCAGATTATGTAAAAACTTCAACCGGATTTTCAACTGGTGGAGCAAAACCAGAAGATATTAAATTAATGAGAGAAACAGTTGGTAAAGATATGGGTGTTAAAGCTTCTGGAGGAATCCATACTAAAGAAGAAATGGAAGCCATGATTGAAAATGGTGCCACAAGAATCGGTGCAAGTTGTGGAGTAGAACTTGTAAAATAA
- the hisH gene encoding imidazole glycerol phosphate synthase subunit HisH, whose product MISIVDYGMGNLKSVENALNFLGIKSVITSEREVILNSDGVILPGVGAFPDAINNIKKNSIDKVLEEVVKKDKPLLGICLGMQLLFEESEEVKSCRGLGFLKGKIEKMKVNLKIPHMGWNSLSFRKDSPILKCIKEDSYVYYVHSYYAKIEEEGILNAYSQYEIEVPGIVSKNNIYGIQFHPERSGDIGLKILSNFGEMIK is encoded by the coding sequence GTGATTTCAATTGTGGATTATGGCATGGGAAATTTAAAAAGTGTAGAAAATGCCCTTAATTTTTTAGGTATAAAGTCTGTAATTACATCAGAGAGAGAAGTGATTTTAAATAGTGATGGAGTAATATTACCAGGAGTGGGAGCTTTCCCAGATGCCATTAATAATATTAAAAAAAATAGCATTGATAAAGTTTTAGAGGAAGTAGTAAAAAAGGATAAACCTTTACTTGGAATATGTCTTGGAATGCAGCTTTTATTTGAGGAAAGTGAAGAGGTTAAAAGCTGTAGAGGATTAGGTTTTTTAAAAGGGAAAATAGAAAAAATGAAGGTGAATTTAAAAATACCACATATGGGTTGGAATAGTTTAAGTTTTCGTAAGGATTCTCCAATACTTAAGTGTATAAAAGAGGACAGTTATGTGTATTATGTTCACTCGTATTATGCAAAAATTGAAGAGGAAGGAATATTAAATGCCTATTCTCAATATGAAATAGAGGTACCGGGGATAGTAAGTAAAAATAATATTTATGGAATACAGTTTCATCCTGAAAGAAGTGGGGATATAGGACTTAAAATATTAAGTAATTTTGGGGAGATGATAAAATGA
- a CDS encoding ATP phosphoribosyltransferase regulatory subunit has protein sequence MKNWNKYIPEGMKDILFEESNIKLNIEDQLRKIYKYSGFSEIISPTLEFYDVFNSNIQTIPQEKMYKLFDNLGRVLVLRPDMTAPIGRITGTKMKDCTYPLKLCYTGNIFRVNEKLNGKLGEITQSGIEIIGTKGIKSDVDSIVTAIDALLSLGLRNFKIELGEAGLFEALTENMRIKEENLKKLKEIIRNKNYVALKKFLDEIISKYSKNDFEIIENLPKLFGGIEIIEKAKSLTKNEKALKSLNDIYNIYNSIENIGLGSYISIDLGMVQNIDYYTGVIFKGYVEEVGGSILSGGRYDNLIQHFGAKLPAIGFAINVDDVMIALRKQNTISIDKDKKVLISYKEEFLRKAYDFMEELKTKKIICELSPLDDDKEILIYSKKKGIDFIIGFTGEEKLFVKDLKSDKIAFLEKDEIEDLLML, from the coding sequence ATGAAAAATTGGAATAAGTATATACCGGAAGGTATGAAAGATATTTTATTTGAAGAGAGCAATATAAAATTAAATATAGAGGATCAATTAAGAAAAATTTATAAATATAGTGGATTCTCTGAAATAATATCTCCTACGTTAGAATTTTATGATGTATTTAATTCTAATATTCAAACTATACCTCAAGAAAAAATGTATAAACTTTTTGATAATTTAGGAAGAGTTCTTGTTTTAAGACCAGATATGACTGCTCCTATAGGAAGAATTACAGGTACTAAAATGAAGGATTGTACATATCCACTTAAGCTTTGCTATACAGGAAATATATTTAGGGTTAATGAAAAATTAAATGGGAAGCTAGGAGAAATAACTCAATCAGGAATTGAAATAATTGGAACTAAGGGAATAAAATCTGATGTGGATAGTATAGTTACAGCTATAGATGCTCTTTTAAGCTTGGGGCTTAGAAATTTCAAAATAGAACTAGGAGAAGCTGGATTATTTGAAGCTCTAACAGAGAATATGAGAATAAAGGAAGAAAATTTAAAAAAATTAAAAGAAATAATAAGAAATAAAAATTATGTAGCTCTTAAAAAATTTTTAGATGAAATAATTTCAAAGTATTCAAAGAATGATTTTGAAATTATAGAGAACTTGCCTAAATTATTTGGAGGTATTGAAATTATAGAAAAGGCTAAGAGTTTAACTAAAAATGAAAAGGCTTTAAAATCTTTAAATGATATATATAACATATATAACTCTATAGAAAATATAGGACTTGGATCATATATATCCATTGATCTTGGAATGGTTCAAAACATAGATTATTATACAGGAGTTATATTTAAAGGTTATGTAGAAGAAGTAGGAGGCTCTATATTAAGTGGAGGAAGATATGATAATTTAATTCAACATTTTGGAGCGAAACTCCCCGCTATAGGATTTGCCATTAATGTAGATGATGTAATGATTGCTTTAAGGAAACAAAATACAATATCTATAGATAAAGATAAGAAAGTTTTAATATCTTACAAAGAGGAGTTTTTAAGAAAAGCATATGATTTTATGGAAGAGCTAAAGACGAAAAAAATCATATGTGAATTAAGTCCTTTAGATGATGATAAAGAAATTTTAATATACTCAAAGAAGAAAGGTATAGATTTTATTATAGGATTTACAGGAGAAGAAAAACTATTTGTTAAGGATTTAAAATCAGATAAAATAGCTTTTTTAGAAAAAGATGAAATTGAAGATTTATTAATGTTGTAA
- the hisD gene encoding histidinol dehydrogenase: MINIVKISEDNKKQCMNSLKSRSKKVQNDVITSVKKILEDINEYGDKALIKYTNKFDSKKINLENIRVTSKEIKNAYELVDEKFIEAIKIAKENILFYHEKQKQRSWMVTKEDGIILGQQIRALETIGIYVPGGTAAYPSSVLMNTLPAKVAGVEKIVMITPPSKDGSVNPNILVAANIAGVDEIYKVGGAQGIGALGYGTETIQKVDKIVGPGNIYVAMAKRSVYGFVDIDMIAGPSEILIIADESSDPKFIAADFMSQAEHDVLASSILVTTSEKLAQKVKEQLNIQIKNLSRKEIILTSIKDYGAIFVVDNLEEAIELANDISPEHLEVMTEEPFTILGQIKNAGSVFLGKYAPEPLGDYMAGPNHVLPTSGSARFFSPLSVDDYIKKSSFTYYTKRALEKVKDVTVTMAETEGLTAHANSIRVRFDNNNF; encoded by the coding sequence ATGATAAATATAGTTAAAATAAGTGAAGACAATAAAAAACAGTGTATGAATAGTTTGAAAAGCAGGTCAAAAAAAGTACAAAATGATGTAATTACTTCTGTAAAAAAAATATTAGAGGACATAAATGAATATGGAGATAAAGCGTTAATAAAATATACTAATAAATTTGATAGTAAAAAAATAAATTTAGAAAATATTAGGGTTACTTCAAAAGAGATAAAAAATGCTTATGAATTAGTTGATGAGAAATTTATAGAGGCTATAAAAATTGCTAAAGAAAATATATTGTTTTACCATGAGAAGCAAAAACAAAGATCATGGATGGTAACAAAGGAAGATGGAATAATTTTAGGTCAGCAAATTAGAGCTTTAGAGACTATAGGCATATACGTTCCAGGAGGAACAGCAGCTTATCCTTCTTCAGTATTAATGAACACCCTTCCAGCTAAAGTAGCAGGAGTAGAAAAAATAGTTATGATAACTCCTCCATCTAAGGATGGGAGTGTAAATCCTAATATTTTGGTAGCTGCTAATATTGCAGGAGTTGATGAAATATACAAAGTAGGAGGAGCACAAGGAATAGGAGCTTTAGGTTATGGAACAGAAACTATACAAAAGGTGGATAAAATAGTGGGTCCAGGTAATATATATGTGGCTATGGCAAAAAGAAGTGTTTATGGTTTTGTGGATATAGATATGATAGCAGGACCTAGTGAAATTTTGATTATAGCAGATGAAAGTTCTGATCCTAAATTTATAGCAGCAGATTTTATGTCTCAAGCTGAGCATGATGTATTAGCATCCTCAATTTTGGTTACTACCTCTGAGAAATTAGCACAAAAGGTAAAAGAACAATTAAATATACAGATAAAAAATCTTTCAAGAAAAGAAATAATACTTACATCCATTAAAGATTATGGTGCTATTTTTGTAGTAGATAATTTAGAAGAAGCTATAGAACTTGCTAATGATATATCCCCGGAACATTTAGAGGTTATGACAGAAGAACCCTTCACTATTTTAGGACAAATTAAAAATGCAGGTTCTGTATTCTTAGGTAAATATGCTCCAGAACCATTGGGGGATTATATGGCAGGACCCAATCATGTATTGCCTACTAGTGGTAGTGCAAGATTTTTTTCACCTCTTTCAGTAGATGATTATATTAAAAAATCAAGTTTCACATATTACACCAAAAGGGCATTGGAAAAAGTAAAGGATGTTACTGTAACCATGGCTGAAACAGAGGGATTAACTGCCCATGCAAATTCCATAAGAGTAAGATTTGATAACAATAATTTTTGA
- the hisF gene encoding imidazole glycerol phosphate synthase subunit HisF: MITKRIIPCLDVDMGRVVKGVNFVNLKDVGDPAEIAEFYNKEGADEIVFLDITATHEGRAIMIDVVRKTAEKLFIPLTVGGGIKNINDFKDILRAGADKVSVNSSAIRDPKLIKKAAECFGSQCVVVAIDGKKRKNKDGWNVFINGGRIDTGLDAIKWARKVEKLGAGEILLTSMDADGTKEGYDLEFTNEVSKSINIPVIASGGCGELDHFGEIFEKSSADAALAASLFHFKELSIKEVKDYLKKEGFSVRL, translated from the coding sequence GTGATTACAAAAAGAATAATACCATGCTTAGATGTAGATATGGGTAGAGTTGTAAAGGGAGTTAATTTTGTTAATCTAAAGGATGTAGGTGATCCTGCAGAAATAGCAGAGTTTTATAACAAAGAAGGAGCAGATGAAATAGTATTTTTAGATATAACAGCTACTCATGAAGGAAGAGCCATAATGATAGATGTGGTTAGAAAAACAGCAGAGAAACTATTTATTCCTCTTACTGTAGGAGGGGGAATTAAAAATATAAATGATTTTAAAGATATATTAAGAGCTGGGGCAGATAAAGTATCAGTTAATTCATCAGCTATAAGAGATCCTAAACTTATAAAAAAGGCAGCAGAATGTTTTGGATCACAATGTGTTGTAGTGGCTATAGATGGTAAAAAACGAAAAAATAAGGATGGATGGAATGTATTTATAAATGGAGGCAGAATAGATACAGGCCTTGATGCTATAAAGTGGGCAAGAAAGGTTGAGAAATTAGGAGCCGGTGAGATATTACTCACAAGTATGGATGCAGATGGTACAAAAGAAGGCTACGATTTAGAGTTTACAAATGAAGTTTCAAAGTCAATAAATATTCCTGTAATTGCTTCAGGTGGATGCGGAGAACTGGATCATTTTGGAGAAATTTTTGAAAAAAGTTCAGCAGATGCAGCATTAGCAGCTTCATTATTTCATTTTAAAGAATTGAGCATAAAGGAAGTTAAAGACTATTTAAAAAAAGAAGGCTTTAGTGTAAGACTTTAG
- the hisE gene encoding phosphoribosyl-ATP diphosphatase: MDKGNVLNNLFNIVGDRKEKPVEGSYTGYLFEKGLDKILKKVGEESSEVIIAAKNENKEELIKEICDLSYHIIVLMVEKQIKLDDIEKELEKRREKICNKKSERKIIEKL; the protein is encoded by the coding sequence ATGGATAAAGGTAATGTGTTAAATAATTTATTTAATATAGTAGGGGATAGAAAAGAGAAGCCGGTAGAAGGTTCTTATACTGGATATTTGTTTGAAAAAGGATTGGATAAAATATTAAAAAAAGTTGGAGAAGAAAGTTCAGAGGTAATTATAGCTGCTAAAAATGAGAATAAAGAAGAACTGATAAAAGAAATATGTGATTTAAGCTATCATATAATAGTTTTAATGGTAGAAAAACAAATAAAATTAGATGATATAGAAAAAGAATTAGAAAAGAGAAGAGAAAAAATATGCAATAAAAAAAGTGAAAGAAAGATAATAGAGAAATT
- the hisA gene encoding 1-(5-phosphoribosyl)-5-[(5-phosphoribosylamino)methylideneamino]imidazole-4-carboxamide isomerase, translating to MIILPAIDLKEGKCVRLYQGDFKASKVVAEDPIEVALKFKENGAEYIHIVDLDGALTGEIKNLSIISSIIKTINIPVEFGGGIRNLNTIDMLIDAGIERIILGTAALNNRELVEKAVKKYDRKIAIGVDAKNEKVAINGWLNISSTNYIDFAKEMEKIGIRNIIFTDISKDGTLKGPNLNQLKKLNESVSCNIIASGGIKDIEDLKVIKEMDIHGAIVGKAIYSGNIDLNEAIKIINKESSR from the coding sequence ATGATAATTTTACCTGCCATAGATTTAAAAGAGGGTAAATGTGTTAGATTATATCAAGGAGATTTTAAAGCTTCAAAGGTGGTAGCAGAAGACCCTATAGAGGTAGCACTAAAATTTAAAGAGAATGGAGCGGAATATATACATATAGTGGATTTAGACGGAGCTCTTACTGGAGAAATTAAAAATTTATCTATAATTTCTTCCATAATAAAAACAATTAATATACCTGTAGAGTTTGGAGGTGGAATAAGAAATTTAAATACAATAGATATGCTTATAGACGCAGGAATTGAAAGGATAATATTAGGTACAGCTGCATTAAATAATAGAGAACTTGTTGAAAAGGCTGTAAAAAAATATGATAGAAAAATTGCTATAGGAGTAGATGCTAAAAATGAAAAGGTAGCTATAAATGGATGGTTAAATATAAGTAGTACAAACTATATAGATTTTGCTAAGGAAATGGAAAAGATAGGGATTAGAAATATTATATTTACGGACATTAGTAAAGATGGGACTTTAAAGGGTCCTAATTTAAATCAGCTTAAAAAACTAAATGAGAGTGTAAGTTGTAATATTATAGCTTCAGGAGGTATTAAAGATATAGAGGATTTAAAGGTTATAAAAGAAATGGATATTCATGGAGCTATTGTAGGTAAAGCCATATATTCAGGGAATATTGATTTGAATGAAGCTATTAAAATTATAAACAAGGAGAGTTCTAGATGA
- the hisB gene encoding imidazoleglycerol-phosphate dehydratase HisB yields the protein MKESIAKVYRKTGETETKSEINLYGEGKCDIKTGIGFFDHMLNLMARHGLIDLKIQAQGDLQVDSHHTVEDVGIVLGQCFKEALGEKKGIKRYGTSFVPMDEALASVSIDISGRPYIVCDFNFTVDKLGELDTELVEEFLRALAFNAGIALHARVLYGKNNHHMIEAVFKALGRALREAVDKDKRINGVMSTKGIL from the coding sequence ATGAAAGAAAGCATAGCTAAAGTTTATAGAAAAACTGGAGAAACAGAAACAAAGTCGGAAATTAATTTATATGGAGAAGGAAAATGTGATATAAAAACTGGTATAGGTTTTTTTGACCATATGTTGAATCTTATGGCAAGACATGGACTTATTGATTTGAAAATCCAGGCACAAGGGGACTTACAAGTGGATTCACATCATACTGTGGAGGATGTAGGAATAGTTTTAGGCCAGTGTTTTAAAGAAGCCTTAGGAGAGAAAAAAGGTATTAAAAGATATGGAACTAGCTTTGTTCCTATGGATGAAGCCTTAGCCAGTGTGTCTATAGATATAAGTGGAAGACCATATATAGTATGTGATTTTAACTTTACTGTAGACAAATTAGGGGAACTGGATACAGAATTAGTGGAAGAATTTTTAAGAGCATTGGCTTTTAACGCTGGAATAGCTCTACATGCTAGAGTATTATATGGTAAAAATAATCATCATATGATAGAAGCGGTTTTTAAAGCTTTAGGTAGAGCTCTTAGAGAAGCTGTGGATAAAGATAAAAGAATAAATGGAGTTATGTCTACTAAAGGCATACTATAG
- the rbsK gene encoding ribokinase: MDIAVIGSNMVDLISYIDRMPKEGETLEAPDFKMGCGGKGANQAVTAARLKSDVMMVSKVGDDLFGQNTIKNFKNNGVNTNFVTVQKNQASGVAPIFVDGESKNSILIIKGANKNLSPTDIDDASEELKKCSLIILQLEIELETVYYAIDFANKNNIPVLLNPAPATKEFDFNYVYKCDFFIPNETELEILTNRPVNTIGEIKEAAHLIGDKGVKNVIVTMGSKGLLWINKDEEHFIKARKVDAVDTTGAGDGFIGCFAHYYVATENILLALEKATAYAALSVTRYGTQTSYPTKEEFEEFLK; this comes from the coding sequence ATGGATATTGCAGTTATTGGTTCAAATATGGTAGATTTAATAAGTTATATTGATAGAATGCCTAAAGAAGGTGAAACATTAGAAGCACCAGATTTTAAAATGGGATGTGGAGGTAAAGGGGCAAACCAAGCCGTTACAGCTGCAAGATTGAAATCAGATGTTATGATGGTAAGTAAAGTTGGAGATGATTTATTTGGCCAAAACACTATTAAAAATTTTAAAAACAATGGTGTAAATACAAATTTTGTAACTGTTCAAAAAAATCAAGCTAGTGGAGTTGCACCTATTTTTGTTGATGGGGAATCTAAAAATAGTATTTTAATTATTAAAGGTGCCAATAAAAATTTATCTCCTACAGATATAGATGATGCAAGTGAAGAATTGAAAAAGTGTTCTTTAATTATTTTACAATTGGAAATTGAATTAGAAACTGTTTACTATGCTATAGATTTTGCTAATAAAAATAATATTCCTGTATTGTTAAATCCTGCGCCTGCTACAAAAGAATTTGATTTCAATTATGTTTATAAATGTGATTTTTTTATTCCAAATGAAACAGAATTAGAGATTTTAACAAATAGACCTGTAAATACAATAGGAGAGATAAAGGAAGCTGCTCATTTAATTGGGGATAAAGGTGTTAAAAATGTAATTGTTACGATGGGTAGTAAAGGTTTACTGTGGATTAATAAAGATGAAGAACATTTTATAAAAGCACGTAAAGTTGATGCTGTAGACACCACCGGTGCTGGTGATGGATTTATTGGATGTTTTGCACATTATTATGTAGCTACAGAAAACATATTATTAGCTCTTGAGAAAGCAACAGCTTATGCAGCGCTTAGTGTTACAAGATATGGCACTCAAACTTCTTATCCTACAAAAGAGGAGTTTGAAGAATTTTTAAAGTAA